The Streptomyces sp. NBC_00236 DNA window CACCAGCGCGGGGACGTCTGTACAGGCCAGCTCCGTCTCCTCGGCGGGCAGCCTCGTCTGGTCGAGGAGCACCAGGACAGGACCTTCCGGGGGCTCGTCCCAGCGAAGTACGGAAAGCGCAGCGGGCTCGCTGCCCACCGGCGATTGCGCGTCCTGATCAGCCATCCGCCCAGTCTGCCCCGTGGGACGCCCGTGCAGGAAGGAACGAAGGAGATACAGCGCCAGGCCCGGACGGGTGCCACGCGTGGCACGATGGCTGCCAACCTGACGCCCCGATGCGCGGACAGGACCGTGAAGGAGCGAGAATGAACGACACTCCGGGCTGGGCCTCGCCCGGATCTGCCCCCTCCGACGACCAGGAGGCAGGCGTCCCCCGGCCTTCCGAGCCCGTCGACGGCAGCGGACCTGCGGGGAACTGGTCTCCCACGCAGCCGCCCGCAGGGCAGTGGTCCGCGCCGGGCAATTCCACCACCGGCCCCGGCACACCGCCCCCCTACCCCGGCTGGGGCGTTCCCCCGCAGGGACCCGGCTGGGGGCGGCAGCCTGCTGCTGCCAAGCCCGGCGTCATCCCCCTGCGGCCCCTGGGTGTCGGTGAGATTCTGGACGGTGCCGTCTCCACCATGCGCGCGCACTGGCGCACGGTCCTCGGCATCACTCTCACCGTCTCCGTGATCGCCCAGGCCGGCATCCTGCTGGTACAGCGGTACCTGCTGCCGGAACCCCCGTCGATCGACCGGAACGCCACCGGCTCGGAGGCCCTGCGCCAGGCCACCGACTCGCTCCGCTCCAGCCTGCTCAACACCGCCCCGCCCCTGCTCATCTCGATGCTTGCCACGATCTTCACCACCGCAGTGCTGACGGTGGTGATCAGCCGCTCGGTGCTGGGCCGCCCCGTCACGCTCTCCGACGCCTGGACGGAGGCCCGGCCCCGGCTGCTCCCCCTCCTGGGCCTGACCCTTCTGCTCGCCCTCATGGCCGCCGTCATCATGACCGTGGGAATCCTGCCGGGATTCTTGATCGGCGACACGGCAGGTGTCGGCCTGGCCTTCATCGGACTGCTCGCCGCCGGCGGTGTGTTCCTCTGGCTCATGGTCCGCTTCTGTCTCGCCTCCCCGGCGCTGATGCTGGAACGGCAGTCGATCACCGCATCGCTGCGGCGCTCCGCCAAACTGGTCCGCGGCGCCTGGTGGCGGACCTTCGGCATCCTCGCGCTCACCTGGCTGCTGACGCTCATCGTGACGCTCGTGATCGGCATGCCGTTCGGCCTCATCGCGATGGCGGTGGACGACGGCGGCCTGAGCTCCTTCCTCACCGACGGAGCCACCAGTTTCGGCTGGCCGTTCCTGATCGTCTCCGCGATCGGCGACGTGGTCATCGCGACGATCACCTATCCTCTGTCCGCCGGTGTCATGGCCCTTCTCTACGTCGACCAGCGCATCCGGCGAGAAGCGCTCGACCTCGACCTTGCCAGGGCAGCCGGTCTGCCCGGCTACGACAACAGGAGCTGACACCGTGTCGGGGGCGGGTGGCACAGCAGCGGTGTTGCTGATCCGGGCAAGCGGCGACATACCCGTGGACACTCCACGGGTGCCCGCCCGCGAAGCCGCGCGGCACGAACTGTCCAAGCCGATGTACCACGAGAACGATCCGAACCCGCTCCAGCGCGCTCTGGACCACCTGTGGGACTGGATCGGCGATCTCCTCTCGACCGCCTCGGGCGCTGCCCCGGGCGGACCTGCGGGACTGGTCGTACTCGTACTGATCGTGATCGCCCTGATCGCCGCGCTCCTCTGGCGTCTGGGCGCGCCGCAGCGCACCTCGCGGGCAGCGGACGCCCTCTTCGAGAGCGGCCCGCGCGGAGCACTGGAACACCGCGCCGCCGCCGAGGCCCACGCCGCCGCCGGCCACTGGAGCCAGGCGGTCCAGGAGCGGATGCGCGCCATCGTCCGCTCACTGGAGGAACGCGCTCTGCTCGACGCCCGCCCCGGACGCACCGCCGACGAGGCCGCCGCAGAGGCGGGCCGCACGCTTCCCGCACATGCCACGCGGCTCCGCGCGGCAGCCCGGATCTTCGATGACGTGACATACGGCGGCCGATCGGCCGACCAGCAGACGTATCTGACCGTGCTCACCCTCGATCTCGACATCGAGTCCGCGACACCGCACCTCTCCGGCACGCTCCTGGGAGCTGCCGAATGACCGCGACGACCGCTCCGTCCACCTCCTCCTCCCTCACACCGCGCCAGGTCTGGATCCGCGCTCGCGGGCTCCTGCTTGCCCTTCTCGTACTCGTCGCCGCAGGCATCGCCCTGGCCGCCACCCGCTCCGGAGACCAGCACGGTCGGCTCGATCCCCGCTCCGCAGACCGCTACGGCAGCAGGGCCGTCGCCGAACTCCTCAAAGACCGCGGCGTATCCGTCCGGGTCGTCACCACGCTTCGTGCCGCCACGTCCGCAGCCGGCTCCGACACCACTCTGCTGGTCGCCGCCCCCAACCTGCTGACGCCGTCTCAACAGGACGCGTTCCGTTCGGCAACCATCGATACGGGCGGCCGGACCGTCCTCCTCGCTGCCGGTCCACCCTCTGTGGGCACACTGGCACCCGGCGTCCGCGCGCGGTCCTCCGTGCCGGTGTCGGCACGTGCCCCACAGTGCTCTCTGGCCGCTGCACGCCAGGCCGGCCAGGCCGAGACAGGGGGCTTCCGCTACACGTCGACCGGTGTCGGTGCCCTCGCCTGCTACCCGGCCGCCGAACTTCCCTCCCTGCTGATGCTGGAACAGCCGGCCTCGGGTGACACCGTCCTGCTCGGATCCCCCGACCTCCTCTACAACGACCGTCTGGACAACGAGGGCAACGCCTCGCTGGCCCTTCAACTCCTCGGATCGCGCCCACATCTGGTCTGGTACCTCCCCTCGCTCAGTGATCCCTCGGCTGCGGGCAGCAGCGGAGACGACGACAGCGGTTCGGACGGCGACAGCGCGGAGGACGAAAGCAGCTTCATCGACCTGGTGCCGTCGGGCTGGCTCTGGGGAACCCTCCAACTCACCCTCGCGGCCGTACTCGCCGCGATCTGGCGAGCGCGGCGCCTGGGCCCCGTGGTCGCCGAGCG harbors:
- a CDS encoding DUF4129 domain-containing protein, which codes for MSGAGGTAAVLLIRASGDIPVDTPRVPAREAARHELSKPMYHENDPNPLQRALDHLWDWIGDLLSTASGAAPGGPAGLVVLVLIVIALIAALLWRLGAPQRTSRAADALFESGPRGALEHRAAAEAHAAAGHWSQAVQERMRAIVRSLEERALLDARPGRTADEAAAEAGRTLPAHATRLRAAARIFDDVTYGGRSADQQTYLTVLTLDLDIESATPHLSGTLLGAAE
- a CDS encoding DUF4350 domain-containing protein, yielding MTATTAPSTSSSLTPRQVWIRARGLLLALLVLVAAGIALAATRSGDQHGRLDPRSADRYGSRAVAELLKDRGVSVRVVTTLRAATSAAGSDTTLLVAAPNLLTPSQQDAFRSATIDTGGRTVLLAAGPPSVGTLAPGVRARSSVPVSARAPQCSLAAARQAGQAETGGFRYTSTGVGALACYPAAELPSLLMLEQPASGDTVLLGSPDLLYNDRLDNEGNASLALQLLGSRPHLVWYLPSLSDPSAAGSSGDDDSGSDGDSAEDESSFIDLVPSGWLWGTLQLTLAAVLAAIWRARRLGPVVAERLPVVIRASESTEGRARLQRKTKARDRAAASLRHATRTRLAPLVGVSLRDAHAPAALLPAVSVRRGSDDTRLHELLFGSVPSDDAALVLLAEQLDTLEREVRTS